Proteins encoded within one genomic window of Vidua macroura isolate BioBank_ID:100142 chromosome 2, ASM2450914v1, whole genome shotgun sequence:
- the SUPT20H gene encoding transcription factor SPT20 homolog isoform X5, producing MASTTMQQALELALDRAEYIIESARQRPPKRKYLSSGRKSVFQKLYDLYIEECEKEPEIKQKLRRNVNLLEKLVMQETLSCLVVNLYPGNEGYSLMLRGKNGSDSETIRLPYEEGELLEYLDAEELPPILVDLLEKSQVNIFHCGCVIAEIRDYRQSGNMKSPTYQSKHILLRPTMQTLICDVHSITSDNHKWTQEDKLLLESQLILATAEPLCLDPSIAVTCTTNRLLYNKQKMNTRPMKRCFKRYSRSSLNRQQEVAHYSTPPQLRLLDYLQKRKERKAAQQYDLKISKAGNCVDMWKQNPCYLTAPSEVDVEKYAKVEKSIKSDDSQPTVWPAHEMKDDYVFECEVGNQVQKTKLTIFQSLGNPLYYGKIQTLKGDEENDSLVTPSQFLIGSKTDAERVVNQYQELVQNEAKCTVKMFHNSSGSVSHLSPGKEMEQPESVSGSVQSSVLGKGVKHRPPPIKLPSSSGSSSSGNIFSSQQSSGHLKSPTPPPPSKPPGLSRKQSMDLNQVSMLSPAAMSPASSSQRSGTPKPSTPTPTNTPSSTPHPPDAQSSTPITLSATPTPQDSGFTPQPTLLTPFAQQQMSLSQALPVMTIPLSTMVTSITTGTTSTQVMANPAGLNFINVVGSVCGAQSLMSGSNPMLGCNTGAIAPAGINLSGILPPGGLVPSALPAAMQSASQAGSPFGLKNTSNLRPLNLLQLPGGSLIFNPLQQQLSQFSPQQQCQQPTTCSPQQQGEQGSDQGPSNQDQALSAQQAAVINLTGVGNFMQPQATAVAILAASNGYGSGSSTSSSPASSTAFRQPLKK from the exons ATGGCTTCAACTACAATG CAACAAGCTTTAGAACTGGCATTGGATCGTGCTGAG TATATTATTGAAAGTGCCCGTCAGAGACCtcccaaaagaaaatatttatccaGTGGAAG aaaatctgtatttcaaaaaCTTTATGATTTATATATTGAAGAATGTGAAAAAGAGCCTGAGATAAAG CAGAAGCTGAGACGAAATGTGAACTTACTTGAGAAGCTGGTTATGCAGGAGACGTTGTCATGTCTGGTGGTAAACCTCTATCCAGGAAATGAGGGTTATTCACTGAtgctcaggggaaaaaatggttcag ATTCTGAGACCATTCGTTTGCCTTATGAAGAAGGGGAGCTGCTTGAATACTTGGATGCAGAGGAACTACCACCTATTTTGGTTGATCTTTTGGAAAAATCTCAG GTTAATATTTTCCATTGTGGATGTGTCATAGCAGAGATACGTGACTATAGGCAGTCTGGTAACATGAAATCTCCAACATATCAAAGCAAGCACATTCTTTTGCGACCTACAATGCAG ACTTTAATTTGTGATGTGCATTCTATAACAAGTGACAACCACAAATGGACGCAG GAAGACAAACTCCTACTTGAGAGCCAACTTATTTTGGCTACAGCAGAGCCTTTGTGTCTTGATCCTTCAATAGCAGTGACCTGTACTACAAACAGACTCCTGTACAACAAGCAGAAGATGAACACTCGCCCCATGAAACG GTGCTTCAAAAGGTACTCAAGGTCCTCTCTGAACAGACAGCAAGAAGTAGCTCACTACTCAACTCCACCTCAGCTCAGACTACTTGACTACTtacagaaaaggaaggagaggaaagcagcCCAGCAGTATGATCTCAAAATTTCAAAAGCTGGAAAT tgcgTAGATATGTGGAAACAGAACCCTTGCTACTTGACTGCTCCTTCTGAAGTAGAT GTGGAAAAATATGCCAAAGTGGAAAAGTCTATCAAGTCTGATGACTCACAACCAACTGTTTGGCCAGCACAC GAAATGAAGGATGATTATGTGTTTGAATGTGAAGTTGGTAATCAGgttcaaaaaacaaaactgaccATTTTTCAGTCTCTTGGCAATCCCTTGTACTATGGTAAAATTCAGACGCTCAAGGGTGATGAGGAAAATGACAGCCTAGTAACTCCATCACA GTTCCTTATTGGTTCGAAGACTGATGCTGAAAG GGTGGTGAACCAGTACCAGGAGTTAGTGCAAAATGAAGCTAAATGTACTGTGAAAATGTTTCATAATTCAAGTGGATCAGTCAGTCATCTTTCTCCAGGGAAGGAAATGGAA cagccagAAAGTGTATCAGGCTCTGTTCAGTCGTCAGTACTGGGGAAAGGTGTAAAACACCGACCTCCTCCTATCAAATTACCTTCAAGTTCAGGAAGTAGCTCTTCAG GTAATATTTTTAGTTCACAACAGTCAAGTGGCCATCTAAAATCCCCAACTCCACCTCCTCCTTCTAAGCCTCCTGGTCTTTCTCGGAAACAATCTATGGATCTTAATCAAGTTAGCAtgctctctccagctgccaTGTCTCCTGCGAGCTCTTCACAAA GGTCTGGAACTCCTAAACCATCTACTCCTACTCCAACCAACACCCCTTCATCGACCCCACACCCTCCTGATGCTCAGAGCTCAACTCCTATTACCCTTTCTGCCACCCCTACTCCCCAAGATTCAGGCTTCACCCCTCAGCCCACTTTGTTAACCCCGTTTGCTCAGCAGCAAATGTCTCTGAGCCAGGCACTGCCTGTAATGACCATTCCTCTTTCCACCATGGTAACATCCATTACTACAGGAACAACCTCCACCCAGGTCATGGCAAACCCTGCAGGACTTAACTTCATCAATGTAGTGGGCTCTGTGTG TGGAGCACAGTCACTGATGAGTGGTTCAAACCCTATGTTGGGGTGCAACACTGGTGCCATAGCCCCTGCAGGTATAAATCTGAGTGGCATTTTACCCCCAGGAGGTCTGGTACCAAGTGCGCTGCCCGCTGCAATGCAATCTGCCTCCCAAGCAG GCAGCCCATTTGGtttgaaaaatacatcaaaTCTTCGGCCCTTAAATCTTCTACAG CTTCCAGGTGGTTCACTTATTTTTAAcccactccagcagcagctgtcacaGTTTTCTCCACAGCAACAATGTCAGCAGCCTACAACCTGTAGTCCTCAGCAACAGGGAGAACAG GGGTCTGACCAAGGTCCATCCAATCAAGATCAGGCATTATCTGCCCAACAAGCTGCTGTAATTAACCTGACTGGAGTAGGGAATTTTATGCAACCTCAAGCCACAG CAGTTGCGATTCTTGCAGCATCAAATGGTTAtggcagcggcagcagcacaagcagctcACCTGCATCATCAACAGCATTCAGGCAGCCActcaaaaagtaa
- the SUPT20H gene encoding transcription factor SPT20 homolog isoform X9 — translation MASTTMQQALELALDRAEYIIESARQRPPKRKYLSSGRKSVFQKLYDLYIEECEKEPEIKKLRRNVNLLEKLVMQETLSCLVVNLYPGNEGYSLMLRGKNGSDSETIRLPYEEGELLEYLDAEELPPILVDLLEKSQVNIFHCGCVIAEIRDYRQSGNMKSPTYQSKHILLRPTMQTLICDVHSITSDNHKWTQEDKLLLESQLILATAEPLCLDPSIAVTCTTNRLLYNKQKMNTRPMKRCFKRYSRSSLNRQQEVAHYSTPPQLRLLDYLQKRKERKAAQQYDLKISKAGNCVDMWKQNPCYLTAPSEVDVEKYAKVEKSIKSDDSQPTVWPAHEMKDDYVFECEVGNQVQKTKLTIFQSLGNPLYYGKIQTLKGDEENDSLVTPSQFLIGSKTDAERVVNQYQELVQNEAKCTVKMFHNSSGSVSHLSPGKEMEPESVSGSVQSSVLGKGVKHRPPPIKLPSSSGSSSSGNIFSSQQSSGHLKSPTPPPPSKPPGLSRKQSMDLNQVSMLSPAAMSPASSSQRTTSTQVMANPAGLNFINVVGSVCGAQSLMSGSNPMLGCNTGAIAPAGINLSGILPPGGLVPSALPAAMQSASQAGSPFGLKNTSNLRPLNLLQGSDQGPSNQDQALSAQQAAVINLTGVGNFMQPQATAVAILAASNGYGSGSSTSSSPASSTAFRQPLKK, via the exons ATGGCTTCAACTACAATG CAACAAGCTTTAGAACTGGCATTGGATCGTGCTGAG TATATTATTGAAAGTGCCCGTCAGAGACCtcccaaaagaaaatatttatccaGTGGAAG aaaatctgtatttcaaaaaCTTTATGATTTATATATTGAAGAATGTGAAAAAGAGCCTGAGATAAAG AAGCTGAGACGAAATGTGAACTTACTTGAGAAGCTGGTTATGCAGGAGACGTTGTCATGTCTGGTGGTAAACCTCTATCCAGGAAATGAGGGTTATTCACTGAtgctcaggggaaaaaatggttcag ATTCTGAGACCATTCGTTTGCCTTATGAAGAAGGGGAGCTGCTTGAATACTTGGATGCAGAGGAACTACCACCTATTTTGGTTGATCTTTTGGAAAAATCTCAG GTTAATATTTTCCATTGTGGATGTGTCATAGCAGAGATACGTGACTATAGGCAGTCTGGTAACATGAAATCTCCAACATATCAAAGCAAGCACATTCTTTTGCGACCTACAATGCAG ACTTTAATTTGTGATGTGCATTCTATAACAAGTGACAACCACAAATGGACGCAG GAAGACAAACTCCTACTTGAGAGCCAACTTATTTTGGCTACAGCAGAGCCTTTGTGTCTTGATCCTTCAATAGCAGTGACCTGTACTACAAACAGACTCCTGTACAACAAGCAGAAGATGAACACTCGCCCCATGAAACG GTGCTTCAAAAGGTACTCAAGGTCCTCTCTGAACAGACAGCAAGAAGTAGCTCACTACTCAACTCCACCTCAGCTCAGACTACTTGACTACTtacagaaaaggaaggagaggaaagcagcCCAGCAGTATGATCTCAAAATTTCAAAAGCTGGAAAT tgcgTAGATATGTGGAAACAGAACCCTTGCTACTTGACTGCTCCTTCTGAAGTAGAT GTGGAAAAATATGCCAAAGTGGAAAAGTCTATCAAGTCTGATGACTCACAACCAACTGTTTGGCCAGCACAC GAAATGAAGGATGATTATGTGTTTGAATGTGAAGTTGGTAATCAGgttcaaaaaacaaaactgaccATTTTTCAGTCTCTTGGCAATCCCTTGTACTATGGTAAAATTCAGACGCTCAAGGGTGATGAGGAAAATGACAGCCTAGTAACTCCATCACA GTTCCTTATTGGTTCGAAGACTGATGCTGAAAG GGTGGTGAACCAGTACCAGGAGTTAGTGCAAAATGAAGCTAAATGTACTGTGAAAATGTTTCATAATTCAAGTGGATCAGTCAGTCATCTTTCTCCAGGGAAGGAAATGGAA ccagAAAGTGTATCAGGCTCTGTTCAGTCGTCAGTACTGGGGAAAGGTGTAAAACACCGACCTCCTCCTATCAAATTACCTTCAAGTTCAGGAAGTAGCTCTTCAG GTAATATTTTTAGTTCACAACAGTCAAGTGGCCATCTAAAATCCCCAACTCCACCTCCTCCTTCTAAGCCTCCTGGTCTTTCTCGGAAACAATCTATGGATCTTAATCAAGTTAGCAtgctctctccagctgccaTGTCTCCTGCGAGCTCTTCACAAA GAACAACCTCCACCCAGGTCATGGCAAACCCTGCAGGACTTAACTTCATCAATGTAGTGGGCTCTGTGTG TGGAGCACAGTCACTGATGAGTGGTTCAAACCCTATGTTGGGGTGCAACACTGGTGCCATAGCCCCTGCAGGTATAAATCTGAGTGGCATTTTACCCCCAGGAGGTCTGGTACCAAGTGCGCTGCCCGCTGCAATGCAATCTGCCTCCCAAGCAG GCAGCCCATTTGGtttgaaaaatacatcaaaTCTTCGGCCCTTAAATCTTCTACAG GGGTCTGACCAAGGTCCATCCAATCAAGATCAGGCATTATCTGCCCAACAAGCTGCTGTAATTAACCTGACTGGAGTAGGGAATTTTATGCAACCTCAAGCCACAG CAGTTGCGATTCTTGCAGCATCAAATGGTTAtggcagcggcagcagcacaagcagctcACCTGCATCATCAACAGCATTCAGGCAGCCActcaaaaagtaa
- the SUPT20H gene encoding transcription factor SPT20 homolog isoform X12 has protein sequence MASTTMQQALELALDRAEYIIESARQRPPKRKYLSSGRKSVFQKLYDLYIEECEKEPEIKKLRRNVNLLEKLVMQETLSCLVVNLYPGNEGYSLMLRGKNGSDSETIRLPYEEGELLEYLDAEELPPILVDLLEKSQVNIFHCGCVIAEIRDYRQSGNMKSPTYQSKHILLRPTMQTLICDVHSITSDNHKWTQEDKLLLESQLILATAEPLCLDPSIAVTCTTNRLLYNKQKMNTRPMKRCFKRYSRSSLNRQQEVAHYSTPPQLRLLDYLQKRKERKAAQQYDLKISKAGNCVDMWKQNPCYLTAPSEVDVEKYAKVEKSIKSDDSQPTVWPAHEMKDDYVFECEVGNQVQKTKLTIFQSLGNPLYYGKIQTLKGDEENDSLVTPSQFLIGSKTDAERVVNQYQELVQNEAKCTVKMFHNSSGSVSHLSPGKEMEQPESVSGSVQSSVLGKGVKHRPPPIKLPSSSGSSSSGNIFSSQQSSGHLKSPTPPPPSKPPGLSRKQSMDLNQVSMLSPAAMSPASSSQRTTSTQVMANPAGLNFINVVGSVCGAQSLMSGSNPMLGCNTGAIAPAGINLSGILPPGGLVPSALPAAMQSASQAGSPFGLKNTSNLRPLNLLQLPGGSLIFNPLQQQLSQFSPQQQCQQPTTCSPQQQGEQGSDQGPSNQDQALSAQQAAVINLTGVGNFMQPQATVLSQLGSAVNRPGQSLPQQRLQISSALQQQQQALQQQQQQIQQLRFLQHQMVMAAAAAQAAHLHHQQHSGSHSKSKRKRGTPAPPKS, from the exons ATGGCTTCAACTACAATG CAACAAGCTTTAGAACTGGCATTGGATCGTGCTGAG TATATTATTGAAAGTGCCCGTCAGAGACCtcccaaaagaaaatatttatccaGTGGAAG aaaatctgtatttcaaaaaCTTTATGATTTATATATTGAAGAATGTGAAAAAGAGCCTGAGATAAAG AAGCTGAGACGAAATGTGAACTTACTTGAGAAGCTGGTTATGCAGGAGACGTTGTCATGTCTGGTGGTAAACCTCTATCCAGGAAATGAGGGTTATTCACTGAtgctcaggggaaaaaatggttcag ATTCTGAGACCATTCGTTTGCCTTATGAAGAAGGGGAGCTGCTTGAATACTTGGATGCAGAGGAACTACCACCTATTTTGGTTGATCTTTTGGAAAAATCTCAG GTTAATATTTTCCATTGTGGATGTGTCATAGCAGAGATACGTGACTATAGGCAGTCTGGTAACATGAAATCTCCAACATATCAAAGCAAGCACATTCTTTTGCGACCTACAATGCAG ACTTTAATTTGTGATGTGCATTCTATAACAAGTGACAACCACAAATGGACGCAG GAAGACAAACTCCTACTTGAGAGCCAACTTATTTTGGCTACAGCAGAGCCTTTGTGTCTTGATCCTTCAATAGCAGTGACCTGTACTACAAACAGACTCCTGTACAACAAGCAGAAGATGAACACTCGCCCCATGAAACG GTGCTTCAAAAGGTACTCAAGGTCCTCTCTGAACAGACAGCAAGAAGTAGCTCACTACTCAACTCCACCTCAGCTCAGACTACTTGACTACTtacagaaaaggaaggagaggaaagcagcCCAGCAGTATGATCTCAAAATTTCAAAAGCTGGAAAT tgcgTAGATATGTGGAAACAGAACCCTTGCTACTTGACTGCTCCTTCTGAAGTAGAT GTGGAAAAATATGCCAAAGTGGAAAAGTCTATCAAGTCTGATGACTCACAACCAACTGTTTGGCCAGCACAC GAAATGAAGGATGATTATGTGTTTGAATGTGAAGTTGGTAATCAGgttcaaaaaacaaaactgaccATTTTTCAGTCTCTTGGCAATCCCTTGTACTATGGTAAAATTCAGACGCTCAAGGGTGATGAGGAAAATGACAGCCTAGTAACTCCATCACA GTTCCTTATTGGTTCGAAGACTGATGCTGAAAG GGTGGTGAACCAGTACCAGGAGTTAGTGCAAAATGAAGCTAAATGTACTGTGAAAATGTTTCATAATTCAAGTGGATCAGTCAGTCATCTTTCTCCAGGGAAGGAAATGGAA cagccagAAAGTGTATCAGGCTCTGTTCAGTCGTCAGTACTGGGGAAAGGTGTAAAACACCGACCTCCTCCTATCAAATTACCTTCAAGTTCAGGAAGTAGCTCTTCAG GTAATATTTTTAGTTCACAACAGTCAAGTGGCCATCTAAAATCCCCAACTCCACCTCCTCCTTCTAAGCCTCCTGGTCTTTCTCGGAAACAATCTATGGATCTTAATCAAGTTAGCAtgctctctccagctgccaTGTCTCCTGCGAGCTCTTCACAAA GAACAACCTCCACCCAGGTCATGGCAAACCCTGCAGGACTTAACTTCATCAATGTAGTGGGCTCTGTGTG TGGAGCACAGTCACTGATGAGTGGTTCAAACCCTATGTTGGGGTGCAACACTGGTGCCATAGCCCCTGCAGGTATAAATCTGAGTGGCATTTTACCCCCAGGAGGTCTGGTACCAAGTGCGCTGCCCGCTGCAATGCAATCTGCCTCCCAAGCAG GCAGCCCATTTGGtttgaaaaatacatcaaaTCTTCGGCCCTTAAATCTTCTACAG CTTCCAGGTGGTTCACTTATTTTTAAcccactccagcagcagctgtcacaGTTTTCTCCACAGCAACAATGTCAGCAGCCTACAACCTGTAGTCCTCAGCAACAGGGAGAACAG GGGTCTGACCAAGGTCCATCCAATCAAGATCAGGCATTATCTGCCCAACAAGCTGCTGTAATTAACCTGACTGGAGTAGGGAATTTTATGCAACCTCAAGCCACAG TGTTGTCTCAGCTTGGCTCTGCCGTGAACAGACCTGGGCAAAGCCTTCCTCAGCAGAGACTCCAGATCTCTTCTGCCTTGCAACAGCAACAGCAagccttgcagcagcagcagcaacagataCAA CAGTTGCGATTCTTGCAGCATCAAATGGTTAtggcagcggcagcagcacaagcagctcACCTGCATCATCAACAGCATTCAGGCAGCCActcaaaaagtaaaaggaaaagaggcaCACCAGCCCCTCCAAAATCATGA
- the SUPT20H gene encoding transcription factor SPT20 homolog isoform X1: MASTTMQQALELALDRAEYIIESARQRPPKRKYLSSGRKSVFQKLYDLYIEECEKEPEIKQKLRRNVNLLEKLVMQETLSCLVVNLYPGNEGYSLMLRGKNGSDSETIRLPYEEGELLEYLDAEELPPILVDLLEKSQVNIFHCGCVIAEIRDYRQSGNMKSPTYQSKHILLRPTMQTLICDVHSITSDNHKWTQEDKLLLESQLILATAEPLCLDPSIAVTCTTNRLLYNKQKMNTRPMKRCFKRYSRSSLNRQQEVAHYSTPPQLRLLDYLQKRKERKAAQQYDLKISKAGNCVDMWKQNPCYLTAPSEVDVEKYAKVEKSIKSDDSQPTVWPAHEMKDDYVFECEVGNQVQKTKLTIFQSLGNPLYYGKIQTLKGDEENDSLVTPSQFLIGSKTDAERVVNQYQELVQNEAKCTVKMFHNSSGSVSHLSPGKEMEQPESVSGSVQSSVLGKGVKHRPPPIKLPSSSGSSSSGNIFSSQQSSGHLKSPTPPPPSKPPGLSRKQSMDLNQVSMLSPAAMSPASSSQRSGTPKPSTPTPTNTPSSTPHPPDAQSSTPITLSATPTPQDSGFTPQPTLLTPFAQQQMSLSQALPVMTIPLSTMVTSITTGTTSTQVMANPAGLNFINVVGSVCGAQSLMSGSNPMLGCNTGAIAPAGINLSGILPPGGLVPSALPAAMQSASQAGSPFGLKNTSNLRPLNLLQLPGGSLIFNPLQQQLSQFSPQQQCQQPTTCSPQQQGEQGSDQGPSNQDQALSAQQAAVINLTGVGNFMQPQATVLSQLGSAVNRPGQSLPQQRLQISSALQQQQQALQQQQQQIQQLRFLQHQMVMAAAAAQAAHLHHQQHSGSHSKSKRKRGTPAPPKS, translated from the exons ATGGCTTCAACTACAATG CAACAAGCTTTAGAACTGGCATTGGATCGTGCTGAG TATATTATTGAAAGTGCCCGTCAGAGACCtcccaaaagaaaatatttatccaGTGGAAG aaaatctgtatttcaaaaaCTTTATGATTTATATATTGAAGAATGTGAAAAAGAGCCTGAGATAAAG CAGAAGCTGAGACGAAATGTGAACTTACTTGAGAAGCTGGTTATGCAGGAGACGTTGTCATGTCTGGTGGTAAACCTCTATCCAGGAAATGAGGGTTATTCACTGAtgctcaggggaaaaaatggttcag ATTCTGAGACCATTCGTTTGCCTTATGAAGAAGGGGAGCTGCTTGAATACTTGGATGCAGAGGAACTACCACCTATTTTGGTTGATCTTTTGGAAAAATCTCAG GTTAATATTTTCCATTGTGGATGTGTCATAGCAGAGATACGTGACTATAGGCAGTCTGGTAACATGAAATCTCCAACATATCAAAGCAAGCACATTCTTTTGCGACCTACAATGCAG ACTTTAATTTGTGATGTGCATTCTATAACAAGTGACAACCACAAATGGACGCAG GAAGACAAACTCCTACTTGAGAGCCAACTTATTTTGGCTACAGCAGAGCCTTTGTGTCTTGATCCTTCAATAGCAGTGACCTGTACTACAAACAGACTCCTGTACAACAAGCAGAAGATGAACACTCGCCCCATGAAACG GTGCTTCAAAAGGTACTCAAGGTCCTCTCTGAACAGACAGCAAGAAGTAGCTCACTACTCAACTCCACCTCAGCTCAGACTACTTGACTACTtacagaaaaggaaggagaggaaagcagcCCAGCAGTATGATCTCAAAATTTCAAAAGCTGGAAAT tgcgTAGATATGTGGAAACAGAACCCTTGCTACTTGACTGCTCCTTCTGAAGTAGAT GTGGAAAAATATGCCAAAGTGGAAAAGTCTATCAAGTCTGATGACTCACAACCAACTGTTTGGCCAGCACAC GAAATGAAGGATGATTATGTGTTTGAATGTGAAGTTGGTAATCAGgttcaaaaaacaaaactgaccATTTTTCAGTCTCTTGGCAATCCCTTGTACTATGGTAAAATTCAGACGCTCAAGGGTGATGAGGAAAATGACAGCCTAGTAACTCCATCACA GTTCCTTATTGGTTCGAAGACTGATGCTGAAAG GGTGGTGAACCAGTACCAGGAGTTAGTGCAAAATGAAGCTAAATGTACTGTGAAAATGTTTCATAATTCAAGTGGATCAGTCAGTCATCTTTCTCCAGGGAAGGAAATGGAA cagccagAAAGTGTATCAGGCTCTGTTCAGTCGTCAGTACTGGGGAAAGGTGTAAAACACCGACCTCCTCCTATCAAATTACCTTCAAGTTCAGGAAGTAGCTCTTCAG GTAATATTTTTAGTTCACAACAGTCAAGTGGCCATCTAAAATCCCCAACTCCACCTCCTCCTTCTAAGCCTCCTGGTCTTTCTCGGAAACAATCTATGGATCTTAATCAAGTTAGCAtgctctctccagctgccaTGTCTCCTGCGAGCTCTTCACAAA GGTCTGGAACTCCTAAACCATCTACTCCTACTCCAACCAACACCCCTTCATCGACCCCACACCCTCCTGATGCTCAGAGCTCAACTCCTATTACCCTTTCTGCCACCCCTACTCCCCAAGATTCAGGCTTCACCCCTCAGCCCACTTTGTTAACCCCGTTTGCTCAGCAGCAAATGTCTCTGAGCCAGGCACTGCCTGTAATGACCATTCCTCTTTCCACCATGGTAACATCCATTACTACAGGAACAACCTCCACCCAGGTCATGGCAAACCCTGCAGGACTTAACTTCATCAATGTAGTGGGCTCTGTGTG TGGAGCACAGTCACTGATGAGTGGTTCAAACCCTATGTTGGGGTGCAACACTGGTGCCATAGCCCCTGCAGGTATAAATCTGAGTGGCATTTTACCCCCAGGAGGTCTGGTACCAAGTGCGCTGCCCGCTGCAATGCAATCTGCCTCCCAAGCAG GCAGCCCATTTGGtttgaaaaatacatcaaaTCTTCGGCCCTTAAATCTTCTACAG CTTCCAGGTGGTTCACTTATTTTTAAcccactccagcagcagctgtcacaGTTTTCTCCACAGCAACAATGTCAGCAGCCTACAACCTGTAGTCCTCAGCAACAGGGAGAACAG GGGTCTGACCAAGGTCCATCCAATCAAGATCAGGCATTATCTGCCCAACAAGCTGCTGTAATTAACCTGACTGGAGTAGGGAATTTTATGCAACCTCAAGCCACAG TGTTGTCTCAGCTTGGCTCTGCCGTGAACAGACCTGGGCAAAGCCTTCCTCAGCAGAGACTCCAGATCTCTTCTGCCTTGCAACAGCAACAGCAagccttgcagcagcagcagcaacagataCAA CAGTTGCGATTCTTGCAGCATCAAATGGTTAtggcagcggcagcagcacaagcagctcACCTGCATCATCAACAGCATTCAGGCAGCCActcaaaaagtaaaaggaaaagaggcaCACCAGCCCCTCCAAAATCATGA